The Amaranthus tricolor cultivar Red isolate AtriRed21 chromosome 6, ASM2621246v1, whole genome shotgun sequence genome has a segment encoding these proteins:
- the LOC130815603 gene encoding uncharacterized protein LOC130815603 translates to MDVLLRFSNLKEDYDKVTPLSPFLFLIGMEYLSRILTVAGEDPHFCFHDRCKGLKLNHLYFANDLMLICKGEAQSAQILCDCLETFVASFGLHANTSKSALYLAGVLEPVQLQIAQVTQLPLGRLPFRYLGVPLTSKRIPATDYDSLVDKMIARICSWISRILSYAARVQLVSVVLQSISSYWCQLFILPRAIIKKVNTIC, encoded by the coding sequence ATGGATGTCCTTCTGAGATTTTCAAACCTAAAAGAGGACTACGACAAGGTGACCCCCCTCTCTCCCTTCCTGTTCCTTATAGGTATGGAGTATCTATCTAGAATCCTAACTGTTGCTGGTGAGGATCCACACTTTTGTTTCCATGACCGATGTAAGGGCCTTAAACTCAACCATCTATATTTCGCGAATGATCTTATGCTGATCTGCAAGGGTGAAGCTCAGTCTGCTCAGATTTTATGTGATTGTTTGGAAACGTTTGTTGCCTCCTTTGGCCTTCATGCTAATACTTCTAAGTCAGCCCTATACTTGGCAGGGGTCCTTGAACCCGTTCAGCTTCAAATAGCACAAGTCACACAACTACCCCTTGGTAGACTGCCTTTTAGGTACTTAGGAGTCCCCCTCACTTCCAAGCGCATTCCAGCTACTGACTATGATTCCTTAGTTGACAAGATGATAGCAAGAATTTGCTCATGGATTTCAAGAATTCTCTCTTATGCCGCTAGAGTGCAACTTGTATCAGTAGTGCTTCAAAGCATAAGCTCTTATTGGTGCCAACTCTTTATTCTGCCTAGAGCTATCATAAAGAAAGTGAATACTATTTGTTGA